In the Dioscorea cayenensis subsp. rotundata cultivar TDr96_F1 unplaced genomic scaffold, TDr96_F1_v2_PseudoChromosome.rev07_lg8_w22 25.fasta BLBR01001228.1, whole genome shotgun sequence genome, one interval contains:
- the LOC120255891 gene encoding trans-cinnamate:CoA ligase, peroxisomal-like: MDKLPKCGANYTPLSPISFLPRAAAVYSQRTSIIYNSIRFTWKQTYDRCLRLASSLRSLNITKNDVVSVLAPNIPAMYEMHFGVPMAGAVLNTINTRLDAGNVATILKHSEAKILFVDYQYVPLARQALSHLTDDGTPVPLAVVIDDIESPTGVRMGELEYEQLIMSGEEYQYNGVEDEWDAIALNYTSGTTSAPKGVVYSHRGAYLSTMSLLLQWGVGNEPVYLWSLPMFHCNGWTFTWGMAARGGTNVCIRNTAPAEMYRAIADHKVTYMCCAPVVFNIMLEAKNEDRRPITSRIEVLTGGAPPPAALLEKIEDMGFHITHAYGMTEATGPALVCEWMAEWDLRPAEERAELKARQGISVLSLQEVDVKDAKTMSSVPRDGRSLGEVVLRGSNVMKGYLKNSEDTAAAFKDGWFLTGDVGVIHPDGYLEIKDRSKDVIISGGENISSVELETVLYRHPMVREAAVVAMPHPRWGETPCAFVSLVKGYVGVTEEDIVSHCRSNMARFMVPKKVVFMDELPKTSTGKILKFKLREMAKGFQVISEKKPLAVIVKKGYATQENMQATTPTPVILI, translated from the exons ATGGACAAGCTACCAAAGTGTGGAGCTAACTATACTCCTTTGAGCCCCATTTCCTTCTTGCCAAGAGCCGCTGCGGTCTACTCTCAACGCACGTCCATCATCTACAACTCCATCCGTTTCACATGGAAGCAAACCTATGATCGTTGCCTCCGTCTCGCTTCATCTCTCCGATCACTAAACATCACCAAGAATGATGTG GTTTCGGTACTTGCACCGAATATTCCGGCAATGTATGAGATGCACTTTGGAGTGCCGATGGCCGGGGCAGTGCTAAACACCATAAACACACGCCTGGACGCAGGCAACGTGGCCACCATCCTGAAGCACTCCGAAGCCAAGATCCTCTTCGTGGACTACCAATACGTGCCACTTGCTCGACAGGCTCTCAGCCATCTCACAGATGATGGTACGCCGGTACCGCTTGCTGTCGTGATCGATGACATCGAATCACCGACTGGTGTGCGGATGGGCGAGCTGGAGTACGAGCAGCTCATCATGTCTGGAGAGGAATACCAATATAATGGAGTGGAGGATGAGTGGGATGCCATCGCATTGAACTACACTTCTGGCACGACGTCGGCTCCGAAAGGAGTGGTGTACAGCCACCGAGGTGCGTACCTGAGCACAATGAGTCTGTTGTTACAGTGGGGTGTGGGGAATGAACCGGTGTATCTCTGGTCCCTTCCCATGTTCCACTGCAACGGATGGACCTTCACATGGGGCATGGCGGCACGAGGCGGCACCAACGTTTGCATCCGCAACACTGCACCAGCCGAGATGTACCGCGCCATCGCGGACCACAAAGTCACGTACATGTGTTGCGCGCCAGTCGTGTTCAACATCATGCTCGAAGCCAAGAACGAAGATCGGCGCCCCATCACGTCTCGTATCGAGGTACTCACCGGTGGGGCGCCTCCTCCGGCGGCGCTGCTGGAGAAGATCGAGGATATGGGGTTTCATATAACTCATGCTTATGGTATGACTGAGGCTACAGGGCCGGCTTTAGTGTGTGAGTGGATGGCTGAGTGGGATCTCCGGCCGGCGGAAGAGCGGGCTGAGTTGAAAGCTAGGCAGGGGATCAGTGTGCTTTCTCTTCAAGAAGTGGACGTGAAGGATGCGAAGACTATGTCAAGCGTGCCACGTGATGGAAGGTCACTCGGGGAGGTGGTGCTGCGTGGTAGTAACGTAATGAAGGGTTACTTGAAGAACAGTGAGGACACGGCTGCGGCTTTCAAGGATGGTTGGTTTCTCACCGGAGATGTGGGTGTTATCCATCCTGATGGGTATCTAGAGATAAAGGATAGATCTAAGGATGTGATTATATCTGGAGGGGAGAACATCAGCAGTGTGGAGTTAGAGACGGTGTTGTACCGACATCCGATGGTGAGGGAGGCAGCGGTGGTGGCGATGCCGCACCCTCGCTGGGGAGAAACACCGTGCGCTTTCGTGTCACTTGTCAAGGGATATGTTGGTGTGACTGAGGAGGATATTGTGTCTCATTGTAGGAGCAATATGGCAAGGTTTATGGTGCCCAAGAAGGTggttttcatggatgagctTCCAAAGACCTCTACTGGCAAAATCCTCAAGTTCAAGCTTAGAGAGATGGCcaaaggattccaagtgatctCGGAGAAGAAACCACTAGCAGTGATAGTGAAGAAGGGGTATGCTACACAGGAGAACATGCAAGCAACCACCCCAACTCCAGTAATTCTTATATAG